Proteins encoded by one window of Crassostrea angulata isolate pt1a10 chromosome 9, ASM2561291v2, whole genome shotgun sequence:
- the LOC128162249 gene encoding atrial natriuretic peptide receptor 1-like encodes MFVQVYLLLSLNVVLAERERVRVGVFQADDTVPFGIHRSGPAVDLGVQKLKEFVGKDMDVEIINYLSLQGSECDPTRQGLFGKIAAEMHHLKNITAIIGPTCSVAMEFIGRMAAEWNIPVFATSGAYEVLDDKTIFKTLTRLVNNYNQLAQFYVEMFSYFNWTDVSVLYEGEGKRLKQTVYNVNTGFAKNIHSNILSAGLKSTLLQFSSETEDGYQNVLKEGNKTSRVYLVVCDNVALRWLLLTARSLGMTEGDHAFIYFFNFNGYINGNIMKKIGDEDEQAVKKAFESIFLIGLYQSQTKQYQEFSLQLKRRSLEQYNFSYFNEDPVCYGGATIPFQFSNSNTIHWPNGKGPPANKPRCGYTGDALECIDSEDNNSFMVLSIVLSVLIFSVCNIVFLIYRKRTKDAELLSSWWKIPWEEISWISQCYSRYSNLCLSEAKLKSLSDISSTSMIMNKKVAIYKSSKIVLHKFNKKQPPSSKSFYVELVQMKNINCHNLTKFLGLTEHDSGLYSVTEFCSRGDLRDILSNEAFVLNREFSISLIRDIIQAMEYLHSSNIRFHGSLHSRSCVIDSRFVLKVTNFGLQSLKDFNIDFHSEKCLWVAPELLRKSKTSSDCIEMQCADIYSFGIIIYEVVSRKEPYENEKEFLTLEEIVMNLKTIGDEQFRPQLDTTEIDKNVIDLMRNCWDEDPTCRPSFQFMRKQSRKLHWDKSGDRLLDMLLSRMEEYANNLEDLVEERTQSLIIEKRKSDELLYQILPRSVADKLKTGCMVEPEAYACVTIYFSDIVGFTSLSSQSTPLQVIDFLNDLYICFDKTIENFDVYKVETIGDAYMVVSGLPTRNGDQHVVEIARMSCSILENAKKFKIKHIPDHRLSVRIGIHSGPVCAGVVGQKMPRYCLFGDTVNTASRMESNGEPMRIHTSDNTRNLLNNHQDFLLEERGELQIKGKGIMRTYWLYLKADRNS; translated from the exons ATGTTTGTTCAGGTTTATTTGCTTCTATCCCTTAATGTGGTGTTggcagaaagagagagagtaaGAGTTGGAGTATTTCAGGCTGATGATACCGTGCCATTTGGCATACATAGGAGTGGACCAGCCGTAGATTTAGGTGTTCAAAAACTAAAAGAATTCGTCGGCAAGGACATGGATGTAGAAATTATTAACTATCTTTCTTTACAAGGATCGGAGTGTGATCCAACTCGACAAGGACTGTTTGGAAAGATAGCAGCTGAGATGCATCACTTGAAAAACATTACAGCAATAATCGGACCAA CTTGCAGTGTTGCTATGGAATTCATAGGTAGAATGGCGGCAGAATGGAATATCCCTGTGTTTGCAACTAGCGGAGCCTATGAGGTTTTAGatgataaaacaatttttaagacaCTGACTAGacttgtaaacaactataaccAACTGGCTCAGTTTTACGTGGAGATGTTTTCTTACTTTAATTGGACAGACGTTTCAGTATTATATGAGGGAGAAGGAAAGAGACTGAAGCAAACGGTATATAATGTTAACACAGGATTTGCgaaaaatatacattcaaatattttaagcgCTGGGTTGAAATCAACACTTCTTCAATTTTCCTCTGAAACAGAAGATGGATATCAAAATGTCCTGAAAGAGGGAAATAAAACATCTCGAG TCTATCTAGTTGTTTGTGACAACGTGGCTTTACGGTGGTTGCTACTGACAGCTAGATCTCTAGGAATGACCGAGGGAGATCAtgcttttatatatttcttcaatttcAACGGTTATATAAATGGCAATATCATGAAGAAGATAGGAGATGAGGATGAACAG GCAGTGAAAAAGGCATTTGAGTCCATTTTTCTGATTGGTTTATACCAGTCACAAACAAAGCAATATCAAGAATTCTCATTGCAATTGAAAAGGAGATCTTTAGAACAATACAATTTTAGCTACTTTAACGAAGAT CCGGTATGTTATGGAGGGGCAACCATACCGTTTCAATTCAGCAATTCTAATACAATTCATTGGCCGAACGGCAAAGGACCTCCAGCGAACAAACCTCGATGTGGATACACTGGTGACGCATTAGAATGCATAGATTCCGAGG ATAACAATTCGTTTATGGTGCTCTCAATTGTACTGTCCGTACTGATCTTCTCCGTCTGCAATATAGTCTTTCTTATCTATAG gaAAAGGACGAAAGATGCCGAACTGTTAAGCAGCTGGTGGAAAATACCTTGGGAAGAAATTTCATGGATATCCCAATGTTACAGTAGATATTCCAATCTGTGTCTGTCTGAAGCCAAG ctgAAATCTTTATCCGACATTAGTTCAACATCAATGATCATGAACAAAAAAGTTGCCATTTATAAG AGCTCCaaaattgttttacacaaattCAACAAAAAGCAGCCCCCGTCGTCTAAATCATTTTATGTTGAACTTGTACAG ATGAAGAACATTAATTGTCATAACCTGACCAAATTCCTTGGACTCACAGAGCATGACTCCGGTCTTTATTCCGTCACCGAGTTCTGTTCTCGAGGGGATCTTAGG gATATTCTAAGCAATGAGGCATTTGTATTGAATAGAGAGTTCAGCATTTCGTTAATTCGCGATATCATTCAG GCTATGGAATACCTTCATTCTTCAAACATACGGTTTCACGGTTCCCTTCATAGTCGAAGTTGTGTCATCGACAGCAGATTCGTTCTAAAAGTGACCAATTTCGGATTACagtctttaaaagattttaatattgatttccATAGTGAAA aGTGTCTTTGGGTGGCCCCCGAACTTCTTCGAAAATCGAAGACTAGCTCCGATTGCATAGAGATGCAATGCGCTGATATATACAGTTTTGGTATTATCATATATGAGGTGGTTTCCCGAAAAGAGCCTTATGAAAATGAGAAAGAATTTCTAACACTTGAAG AAATTGTAATGAATTTGAAAACTATCGGAGATGAACAGTTCCGACCACAGTTGGATACAACAGAGATTGATAAAAACGTGATAGACCTCATGAGGAATTGCTGGGATGAGGATCCAACATGTAGACCATCATTTCAGTTCATGCGAAAACAGTCTCGAAAATTACACTG GGATAAATCTGGAGACAGACTGCTCGATATGCTTTTATCTCGTATGGAGGAGTATGCCAATAATCTTGAAGATTTGGTGGAAGAAAGAACACAGAGCTTGATAATAGAGAAAAGGAAGTCGGATGAACTGCTCTACCAGATTCTtccaag AAGTGTGGCGGACAAATTAAAAACAGGCTGCATGGTGGAGCCAGAGGCATACGCGTGTGTCACCATATACTTCAGTGACATCGTTGGGTTTACAAGCCTGTCATCACAGAGTACCCCTTTGCAG GTGATCGACTTTCTAAATGACCTCTACATTTGCTTTGACAAAACAATCGAAAACTTTGATGTTTAcaag GTTGAGACTATTGGTGACGCCTATATGGTAGTATCTGGCCTTCCAACGAGGAATGGCGATCAACACGTGGTGGAAATAGCCCGGATGTCGTGTTCCATTCTAGAGAACgcgaaaaaattcaaaatcaaacataTACCGGATCACCGCCTCAGTGTACGGATCGGAATACATTCTG GTCCAGTTTGCGCAGGCGTGGTGGGTCAGAAGATGCCGAGGTACTGTCTGTTTGGCGATACTGTAAACACTGCGTCACGGATGGAATCCAATGGAGAAC ccATGAGAATTCATACCAGTGATAATACTCGAAACCTCCTGAACAACCATCAAGATTTCTTGCTTGAAGAGAGAGGAGAATTGCaaattaag GGAAAGGGTATCATGAGAACATATTGGCTTTACCTTAAAGCAGACAGgaattcataa